Proteins encoded within one genomic window of Leptospira terpstrae serovar Hualin str. LT 11-33 = ATCC 700639:
- a CDS encoding BrnT family toxin — MEFEWDSKKNQENLEKHGVDFYTAQLAFLDKNRIISKDILHTTESEERFFCFGLIPDGIITVRFTLRGKNIRIFGAGFWREGKKLYEKENNLH, encoded by the coding sequence GTGGAGTTTGAATGGGATTCTAAGAAAAATCAGGAGAATTTAGAGAAACACGGGGTTGACTTTTATACTGCACAACTTGCGTTTCTTGATAAAAATAGAATCATATCAAAAGATATATTGCATACGACTGAATCTGAAGAACGGTTCTTTTGTTTCGGTTTAATTCCAGACGGAATTATTACTGTGCGATTTACATTAAGAGGAAAGAATATCAGAATCTTTGGTGCTGGGTTCTGGAGAGAGGGAAAAAAACTGTATGAAAAAGAAAACAATTTACACTAA